GCCAATTATAGCACCACATGAACTATGGGGAACGATTAATCTCACTTTTGTTCTCGGTTCAGCATCATCTACTTCTTCAGCGTGAAGCTACCAGCAAACACAATTTTAATCAATCATAAATAGTGAACATTTAAATTCTAGAGTAAACTTGTACTGCATAGTGGGGTTACCTCACTCAACAACTTGGCAAGAACGAGTTCCATGGCCTTCagtatttcatttattgttcCAGATACCATAATGATCCTATCAGTGGTTCCAGGGAAAAATTCATGATTCCTTGACAACTGGATTCGTGCACCAGATTGTGACTGGAAATCATTAATTGTTGAACCACCTTTCCCAATTACAGAACCAGCTGCAGCGTTTGATACCAGAAACCTAATATATGTAGCCTTTTCCATATTATCTGACAATAGCAATTAGGATGACTGAGACAACATTCATAAGCAGAAAAGGAAGTAATCTTGATATCCGCAAAATGTACGGCACATATGCACCATCAATTAATCTACAATGTTGAGAATGTGACAGAGCTAAAGCCTTTgatataaatcataattatacATTGTAAAGAATCGTGCATATTCCAGTGTAGGTGGTAAATATAGAACGTCTTATGAATCCTTGCTTTCTCATCAAATTTTACATAAGACTATTTACTGCGttttcacaaaagaaaaaatgataaacatcAATGGTGAAGAAGAATTGAGGAAAGGTTTTTATCTACATCCCAATCCCTATTAGAAGAAATCGTCATACAGATTCTCATTGAGGCAATTTCaggaattaaaataagaaatacacGGGAAAAACAAGTTCGTCATGTGCAAAGAGCATTCAACGTTCAGCTGCCTTCGTGAAATTATAGAAGAACCAATGGTTAAAAGACAGTTTAAATACTCTGCTTGAACAAACTTGAAACTTATCCTTTTTCTACTTGCTGTCCAATCACCAAAGATAGCGAACTTTCGACTATTATGACATACACCAGGAGACGCAGTGCGCTTGTTGTCAATCGACGGATGAACCGGTGGCAATGGCACTTCAAGAAAATGACAACTGCTCCCCAATTCATTCGGTCAACTGTGATAAATCTCAATAGACTAATCCTTCCCCCagaccaaaaacaaaaaagaccTACCAGAAGTCAGACTCTCTTCTTCTAAGCTTTCCAGGCAAAGAAGCAGGAGTCTCCAGGCCATTGGAGGTCGAAATTGCACGATTTCTCATTCCCTCCGACGGCacaaataaatcaaacaaaacactTAAGGCAAGggtttaaattcaaaaaataatgaaaaaaataagaaggttgaacagagagagagagagaaagagaaagacgCAATTGCATCATTCGTCAAACAAACCGATCTGAAACAAAAACACTCGCATACAAGAACAGCTCCAAGTATACACAATTCTTACAAAACAGTGAGAGTAGGAatcaaaatgttgaaaatgacAGTAAAAGAGCGATTAAAATCAGATCAGATACCTGAGTTCGGAGATTTTGGCGGCGGTGGAGATCGCTTCGTAGGTGCCTCCGGAGACGAGACGTATGAGGACTCGGTGGACTCCATTCTCCTTCCTCCTCCTtcacggcggcggcggcggcggcgagagaaagagagatagaGTTGCAGAGTAGTTGATAAATGGGGAAGAAGGTGTGGCAGAGCGCTCGCAAAAACTCGACTCGTTCAACACCAAAGCCAAAATGGAAGCTCAAGTTGAATATGCAgttatatttttcctttttattttgtatatttaattattttattggattgtctaaaaaatacaattttttctttttctttttttcttttttaataataaggATATTTTGGGGGCGCGAAAACCCTTATCTGCGATTGAGTCTTTACGTAATTATTAGGGTTAAGTACAAGATCCACTTTCCAaattagagttttttttttttatttatttgttcaatattcgaaattttaaaaatttatataataaaatggttgtccaaaatttctaattaatttattatttgctCGTCTATTTAGTAGATAGTCTTTCGGTCGAGCTCCAATCGCATTGGTCTTAATCGGACTTCGATCTACTTAGATTGAGTGGACCTTAATTAGTGTCTTAAGCTATCTATTTCTATTGGGTTGTAATAATAAGGTAACCTACGAATTCACCTCGAAAAGTGGTTTAAGATCCATATTCTCACGCGTAACGTAATTAGTGAGTACATACGTGGcattagcatggacatcaaattCACCTCGAAAGATGGTTTAAGATCCATATTCTCGCCCGTAACATAATTGTTGAGTACCTACGTGGCATTGACTCAAACGTACTTCTCCAATGTCGTTTTTATTGTTCAAAATTTCATCTATaatttgcataaaaaaaactcaaagtTGCTCCatagtaataaatatttacggagatattaaaaaataaatggtatagttgaagaaaaaattaaaaaatggtcaaattgTGAATTTAGTTTacttaacttttaaaattttctaatatatttttgtgggTGAGTATGTAATCGAAGGGTCTCGAGTCGAGAACACGTAATTGAATGTCactggaaatggaaatgagaATGTTTCTCGGCCCATTCCACCTTACCTCGACTGAGTAAATGGTCTAGATGTTTATGGATGTAGGGACGAGGCAGGTC
This genomic window from Cucurbita pepo subsp. pepo cultivar mu-cu-16 chromosome LG01, ASM280686v2, whole genome shotgun sequence contains:
- the LOC111782103 gene encoding uncharacterized protein LOC111782103; the encoded protein is MRNRAISTSNGLETPASLPGKLRRRESDFCCHFLEVPLPPVHPSIDNKRTASPGVCHNSRKFAIFGDWTASRKRISFKFVQAEYLNCLLTIGSSIISRRQLNVECSLHMTNLFFPCISYFNS